A window of Babesia microti strain RI chromosome III, complete genome contains these coding sequences:
- a CDS encoding UPF0652 protein (overlaps_old_locusTagID:BBM_III02910), with product MSNALINYLDSDESNQPSSALTEHENSLLNQLSAQQLLKVIAKLKSGIPFEDILKEFRDLTLEDTNTGFSLEVQHIDPNEVDILQQSDNSYFVHLAKYTPLRLSYEERCFLRLLDSTLQVSEYTDKIDVYHDGNKARRIAHEIKQVCAILSGLSIAHNYEDGQRLVRDRDYDANAEFFRSIFEIGRRYKILNPDRMRHSYGKLIYFLMDSRKPDIQELLNFDCVMKVRTVYDLLERKKNGLALLADPLLKTATMEITGDGKTQAQIRREILTKESAVKHLIDKYSTGQKKAGGFMGLGFLFSRENENLEIENSDQLSRTELETCLYSLSDHNAHLRAFRDPCDDMIKFLKENFDPQESNPKYSLAINAGFQGARLTHGHAKQFTYVLQSLTLWREIAYNMFALWHFAELDLLDSQNPYRLRNTGQGLNRVQDGPNVIRAMRRILANVQQQIGTWIGSNVIHLGDHNVPNSLWFIDKYTQIPRILVPIVSCIKKIPELYQSTSSMKQYIDTQFGGPVNLKMMILNDFFCHAFDGSGADNFNDAGSCIDGRLTSAWNWCSMIEKKKYFPIFLLTNFSGFDGRFDQS from the exons ATGTCGAATGCCCTTATAAACTACCTGGACTCAGATGAATCAAACCAACCATCATCAGCACTAACTGAACATGAAAATAGTCTTCTAAATCAGCTATCAGCGCAACAACTTCTTAAAG TCATCGCTAAACTCAAGTCTGGTATACCCTTTGAAGATATATTAAAAGAATTCCGAGATTTAACACTAGAA GATACGAACACTGGATTTTCACTGGAAGTTCAACACATTGATCCTAATGAGGTTGACATATTACAGCAGAGTGATAACTCTTATTTCGTACATCTTGCAAAGTATACTCCACTGCGTTTATCATATGAAG AACGTTGTTTCTTACGGCTGCTAGATAGCACTTTACAAGTCAGTGAGTATACGGACAAGATCGACGTTTACCACGATGGGAATAAGGCACGAAGAATTGCGCATGAAATTAAGCAAGTTTGTGCGATATTGAGTGGTTTGTCAATTGCCCACAATTACG AGGATGGACAAAGACTGGTTAGGGATCGTGATTATGACGCAAATGCCGAATTTTTTAGATCAATCTTTGAGATTGGGCGAAGgtacaaaattttgaatccTGATCGCATGAGACACTCTTATGGAAAATTAATCTACTTCTTGATGGACTCTAGGAAACCTGATATTCAAGAATTACTTAACTTTGATTGTGTTATGAAAG TGCGTACGGTGTATGATTTGTTGGAGAGGAAGAAAAATGGGTTGGCATTGCTGGCGGATCCATTACTAAAAACTGCGACAATGG AAATTACGGGGGATGGAAAAACCCAAGCGCAGATTAGAAGGGAGATTTTGACAAAGGAATCTGCTGTTAAACACCTTATTGATAAGTATTCTACGGGTCAGAAAAAGGCCGGAGGCTTCATGGGTTTGG GATTCCTCTTTAGCAGggaaaatgaaaatttagaaattgaaaattcaGACCAACTCAGTCGTACAGAGCTTGAAACATGTCTATATTCATTGTCAGATCATAACGCTCATTTGAGAGCTTTTAGGGATCCCTGTGAtgatatgataaaatttttgaaggAAAATTTTGACCCTCAAGAGTCAAATCCAAAGTACAGTTTGGCAATAAATGCTGGATTCCAAGGCGCTAGGTTAACTCATGGCCATGCTAAACAGTTTACCTATGTCTTGCAATCTCTAACGTTGTGGCGAGAAATTGCCTACAATATGTTTGCTTTATGGCATTTTGCTGAACTGGACCTACTGGATTCTCAGAATCCATATCGGCTAAGAAACACAGGACAGGGGCTAAATCG agTGCAAGATGGGCCAAATGTCATTAGGGCAATGCGCAGGATACTTGCAAACGTGCAACAACAGATTGGTACATGGATCGGGTCAAATGTGATACATTTGGGTGATCACAATGTACCAAATTCTCTGTGGTTCATAGATAAATACACGCAAATCCCCAGAATTTTAGTACCCATCGTATCGTGCataaaaaaaattccagAGCTCTACCAATCCACTTCATCCATGAAACAATACATCGACACTCAATTTGGTGGGCCGGTTAATCttaaaatgatgatattgaatgACTTTTTCTGTCACGCATTCGACGGAAGCGGCGCGGATAATTTTAACGATGCAGGAAGTTGCATTGATGGGCGGTTAACTTCTGCCTGGAATTGGTGTTCCATGATTGAAAAGAAGAAATACTTTCCCATCTTTTTGctaacaaatttttccGGGTTTGACGGTCGTTTTGACCAATCTTAA
- a CDS encoding CCR4-NOT transcription complex subunit 7/8 (overlaps_old_locusTagID:BBM_III02905), whose product MDEEDQIVDVWAHNLEEEFEKIRDVVEVYQYVSTDTEFPGVVAKPTTYREDYNYQTVKCNVDMLRIIQLGLSFADASGNPPPKVSTWQFNFKFDLKSDMYAQDSIELLKESGIDFELHQSQGIDLEHFGELIMSSGLVMNEDIIWVSFHGCYDFAYLLKLLTCKSLPSKESEFFDLLKHFFPTLYDIKYLLEKACINLGGRNSLSRISEYLNVKRIGPQHQAGSDSLVTLGTFFRLMNKYFKDNMKDCKHQGGVIYGLGKTASIPHVLQSSANSANRDKGEGQQISFDSGVANDDGVSKLRQFDRLNLLDFRNESSTVSWSPISKVVQPRSIDDKLVLDGTSQLQDNNLNLYNNIYTSRNVYSL is encoded by the exons ATGGATGAAGAAGACCAAATTGTTGACGTCTGGGCCCACAACCTAGAGGAGGAGTTTGAAAAAATTCGAGATGTTGTCGAAGTATACCAATATGTATCAACT GACACTGAGTTTCCCGGTGTCGTAGCTAAGCCCACAACCTATAGGGAGGACTACAACTATCAAACAGTAAAGTGCAATGTGGATATGTTGAGAATAATACAATTGGGGCTATCCTTCGCTGATGCTTCGGGAAACCCTCCGCCAAAAGTTTCAACTTGGCAATTTAACTTCAAATTTGACCTCAAAAGCGATATGTATGCCCAAGATTCTATTGAGTTGCTAAAGGAGAGTGGTATTGACTTTGAGTTGCATCAGAGCCAAGGTATTGACCTGGAGCATTTTGGGGAGCTCATAATGTCTTCTGGATTGGTGATGAATGAGGACATTATTTGGGTTTCCTTTCACGGTTGTTATGATTTTGCCTATCTTCTCAAACTGCTCACGTGTAAGTCTTTGCCATCCAAAGAATCCGAGTTTTTTGACCTCCTAAAACACTTTTTTCCCACTTTGTAcgatataaaatatctgCTTGAAAAGGCGTGCATAAATTTGGGCGGCAGAAACTCACTAAGTCGTATATCAGAATATCTAAATGTGAAGCGAATTGGGCCACAGCACCAAGCTGGCAGCGATTCGTTGGTTACTTTAGGTACATTTTTCAGGTTAATGAACAAATACTTCAAGGATAATATGAAGGATTGTAAGCATCAGGGGGGGGTGATATACGGTCTGGGCAAGACTGCATCCATCCCTCACGTTCTGCAATCCTCCGCAAACTCTGCCAACAGGGATAAGGGAGAAGGACAGCAGATTAGTTTTGACTCAGGGGTGGCAAATGATGATGGTGTTTCTAAGTTACGACAATTTGACCGCTTAAATTTGCTGGATTTTAGAAATGAATCATCTACAGTCTCTTGGAGCCCAATTTCGAAGGTCGTACAGCCTAGATccattgatgataaattggttTTAGATGGCACTTCGCAATTGCAGGATAACAATCtcaatttgtacaataatatCTACACATCGCGCAATGTATATTCTCTatga
- a CDS encoding conserved Plasmodium protein, unknown function (overlaps_old_locusTagID:BBM_III02910) yields MYLAIIRAKTTPKLVESLAKFRECVSKLRVGRAKQRYAGWPPKDAIYIAKNNFGPLDRTMFVINRILPTGVTREPTLVICCGNTPVLMFNRHQFESFLSHLPWIKTQLSNQYKLI; encoded by the exons ATGTATCTAGCAATAATTAGGGCTAAAACAACGCCAAAATTGGTGGAATCTCTGGCTAAGTTTAGGGAATGCGTCTCGAAACTCAGAGTCGGGAGGGCTAAGCAGAGGTACGCTGGTTGGCCCCCAAAAGATGCCATATACATTGcaaaaaataat TTTGGGCCTCTTGACCGAACCATGTTTGTTATAAATCGCATTTTGCCAACCGGAGTCACTAGGGAACCTACACTGGTCATTTGCTGTGGCAACACCCCCGTTCTCATGTTCAATAGGCATCAATTTGAATCCTTCCTATCGCATCTCCCCTGGATCAAAACTCAACTTAGTAatcaatacaaattaatttga